The nucleotide window CCCGTCCGGTCGTTTTGGTGCACGTCAAACAGGGAACACCGTTTTACGAGGGCAAAATACGGGTGAGGGCGGACGCTACGTTTGTTTATGAGGTGCCCGTCGATTCGCCGTTTAGCGGAACTTACGTGGTGAAAAAAGACGTGAACGCTCCGCCCGTGGAGTTCACCGTGGAGATGTTCCCCTGGGAAGGAATGATTCAACTTCGAGATTAGAACACGGGAGGCCTCCTTTTCTTTACTTTTTGACGACCGTCACTTATTCGAGTTGAAAATAGATGGGAAAGAAATAACGGCCTCTACTCAACAAACACCGCCGGCTTCAGCGGCATCGCGGCCTTCTTCTTTCCTCCTTTGTCTTCCTCCGGGTTGATGATTATCTCGATGCCAAGTTCTTTCTCGATGAAGTCCTTGGCTTCCCTTAGTGCCTTCTCCTCGTCGATGCGCTTTACGTCAAAGGCCCTCTCCTTGATGAGCCTTTGTATCAGCTTGCTTATCTCCTTGCCATGCTTTCTCATCTCTTGGTCTTTCATCAGCTCTGCCATAGCCGATTTGAAGTCCTTCTTCTCCGCGACGACTTCCACAACGCGCCACTTCCACTCCGGGGCGGTGTAGACGTAGGCCCTCTTGGCGTCCTCTATCTTTGCCACGCGGATTATCTCCTTGATGTCCTCGATTAAGCTTTTTACGAACTCCTCCTCGGCCTCGATTGTCTCGTTCCACCACTCTGGAACGGGCTCCGGCCAGGGAGCGAGGCTAACAAAGCCCTCTCCGCCCAGCTTCTCCCAGAGCTCCTCGCTGATGTGCGGGGTGAACGGCGCCATCAGCCTGACCCATACATCCGCCAGCGTTCTCAGGACGAAGCGCTTTGCCTCGTCGTCCCTGCCCTCGGTCCTCCTCATGTACCAGCGCAGGTCGTTGAGGACTGAGTAGAAAGCCCACTGCACGGCCGTTCTCGTCCTGAACTCCTCCAGGGCCTTGGTGGCTCCTTCGATGGCCCTGTTCAGGCGGTGCAGCATCCACCTGTCGATGTCCTTGAGCGTGGTCTCTTTAGCCTCATAGGTGGCGAACTCACTTATCAGCTCGTAGAACCTCTCGACCTGCCTGCGGAGCTTTCCGACCTCCTTTCTGCGCCAGTCGAAGTCGCTGTCATGCTCGGCCAAACCCATTATGTAGAGCCTCACCACATCGGCACCGTTCTCCTCGATGGCATCTATGAAGTTCAGCACGTTGCCCTTGCTCTTGCTCATCTTGGTGCCCTCGAGCGTTCCGAAGCCGTTGACGGCTATGCCCCTCGGCCAGTGCTCCTTTCTGAATATAGCCGTGTGGTTGAAGATGAAGAACGTCAGGTGATTTGGGATGAGGTCTTTGGCGGAGCAGCGCCAGTCGAGCGGGTACCAGTACTCGAACTCCTCCTTCATCTCGTGGATAACCTCGGCCGGGATTCCGGTCTTCTCGTCAAGTTCTCTCTCCTTCTCTTCGCTGAACTCCTCCAGGAACAGGTAGTCGAAGAACTCCCTGCTTAACTTCTCGGGGTTGAGCCTGCCTTCCTCCCTCAGCCTGTTCATGTGCCTGCTTATGGTGTAGTAGGCCATGTAAATGGTCGAGTCGCTCAGGCTCTCGATGACCCAGTCGGGGTCCCACGGGAGCGGCGTTCCAAGGCCAACTTTCCTCGCGCAGGCCTTCTTGTCGAGCCAGTCAACTATAGCCTCGAACTGGGCCCTTCTGCTCTCCGGGTAGATGGTCATGTTCGCGAGGGCCTCACGGGCCTTTTCCTTCCACTCGGGGTTTCCGTAGTCTATGAACCACTGGTCGTGGATTATCTTGATGACCGCCTGGTTGCCGAAGCGCGAGATGACCGGCTTTTCCGCGAACTCGTACATTATCTCGGCGATGCCCTTCTCCTGGAGCTCTTTGGCTATGAGGTCTTTGGCCTCCTGGACGGACTTGCCGGCGTAGGGCTCTATCTTGAAGACTCCCTTGTGATATTCGGCCTTGTAGATGTTCTTGGTGGCCTCTTCGAGCTTCTCAACGTCCTTCTGACTCTTTACGCCGAGCCTCTCTGCCTCTTCCACAGCTGGAAAGTCGCCGTAGCCCTCAAGCTTTATCAGAGAGATGTAGCTTATCTCCTCGACCACGCGCGGGTCGACCTCGTACTTCAGCAGGATTTCGGTCTCCTTCTTGAGGTCTTCAATTGCTACATGATCGAAGGGAGCATGAGCGGGAACGCTCATGACAACGCCGGTAGCGTTGTCCGGATCAACGAACTCCGCCGGCAGGATTATGACCTCGTCGCCGGTGACGGGGTTCCTTACGTATTTGCCTATCAACCTCTCACCCTTGAACTCCTCGATGACCTCGATCTCCCTGTCCTGGAAGGAAAGCTTATATGCTGCTTCCTTGCTGATTATCCAGGTCTCCACCTTCTCGCCGCGCTTAACTCTGGCCTTCACGTAGGTTGCCTCTGGATTCAGCCACATGTTGGTTACTCCGTAGACCGTCTCCGGCCTCAGCGTCGCGGCCGGCATGTAGACTTCCTCACCGTTCTCCTCCAGGATGAACTTGATGATGACGTAGTCCAGTATCTGGACGTCTTCGCCCTCCATTATGTCGTGGTCTCCGAGGGGAGTTCCGACGACCGGATCCCATCTCACGCGGTGAGCGCCCTTGACGACCAGTCCCTTATCCTTGAGCGTCCAGAACTGCCACTCTATGAACTTGCTGAACGGGGGAAAGAGGCTCGTCGTGTGGAACTCGCGCGTCCAGTCAACGGAGAAGCCAGCCCGGATAAAGGTCTCCTTCGCGGCCCTCATGAAGTAGTTGACTATCTCCCTGGGGTCCTCAAACTTCCAGAGTATATCCTCAGGCACCTTGTAAACGTCGCGGTAGATGTGTATCGTCTTCGGGTCGCGGTGCTTTATCCTCTCGGCGATTCCGACTATCGGCGCTCCTGTGATGTGCCACGCCATGGGGAACAGCACGTTGTAGCCCTGCATGCGCTTGAATCGCGCTATGACGTCGGGAATCGTGTAGGTCCTCGCGTGGCCGACGTGGAGGTGCCCCGAGAGATAGGGGAAGGCGACAGTGATGTAGAACTTTTTCTCCTTGGGTTTTTCATTCGCTTTCGGCTCGAAGGCCTTCTCTTCCAGCCAGCGCTTCTGCCATTTCTCCTCAATGGCCTTGAAGTTAAGCTCAGCCATGGTCATACCTCCTAAGAATTTTTTCAAAAAAGCGTGAGCGATACTCCAGAATAGGGGGGTTATCTGGGAAATCAGGCACGGTTGCGATTCCAGCGATGGAGAAGACACTCCCCCCTCATTGGCATCGGAGCGAGTAGGATTCCTGATATTTAAATCTTTTGGAATCCACCCTGGACGATGATTTGCCAACCGCAGCATGGGGGCATCCATGGAAAGGAAAAATAAATGTGTTCGGGGCTCACGTGGCATGTCTTCAGAGCCGGATGAGCTCCCTCTCTGCCCTCGTCAGCCTCTTTCCCCTTCCATCGTGAACGACGACGTCGTCCTCTATGCGAACACCACCCAGGCCCGGAACGTAGATTCCGGGTTCTATGGTGAAGGTCATGCCGTTCTCCAGGACCACGTTTCCGTCCGGACCAATGTAGGGCTCTTCGTGGACGTCCAGCCCGAGTCCGTGTCCGGTTCTGTGAGTGAAGTACTCGCCGTAGCCTGCTTTTGCTATCGTCTCCCTCGCGGCCCCGTCCACTTCCCTCGCGAGAGTACCTTCACGGACGGCCCGGTATGCCCTCTCCTGTGCCTCTTTGACGACCTCGTAGATTTCCACCAGCCTCTCGTCAGGTCGTCCAAGGGCGATGGTTCTCGTGATGTCCGAGCAGTAGCCCTTCCACTTCGCCCCGTAGTCGAGTATCACCAGGTCGCCCTTCCTGAGCCTCCTGTCCCCAGGCGCGTGATGGGGGTTGGCGGCGTTCTCACCGCTGGCCACTATTGGCTCGAAGGAAATCCCATCACTGAGCTCCCTTATTGCCAGCTCTATCTTCAAAGCCAGCTCCCTCTCGCGCATGCCAAGTAAATCCCAGCTCAGAATCTCATCGAAGACCCTGTCCGCTGCCTTGGCGGCGTGTCCCATCATCTCTATCTCGTGCTTGTCCTTTCTCATGCGGAGCTCCCTCATGAGCGAGCTTAGGGGGTGGAATTCGAAGCTGCCGAGGCGGATGACTTTCATGAGCCAGTCGGCGCGCATCGTGTCCTCTATGAGGAGCCTCCCGCCCGACAGGTGGAACTCCGCCAGGATCCAGGCGAGCTTGTCGTAGGGGTTCTCCCCGTCGCGCCAGAATGTCACCGGGAAGTTTCTGACAACGTTTTCATAGAGGCTCGGGGCCAGGAGCCGGTAGTCACCGTCGGCGCTCACAACCAGAACGGTGAGCCTCTCACCAGCCTCGTGGATGTGGAGGCCCGTGAGATAGTAGAGATTGGTCCCGGGACTGATCAGGGCACCGTCGAAGTTCCTTTCCTTCATGAGGGAAACCAGGTTGCTGAGCCGCATTTCATCACCGCTACCCATTATTCCGCAACCCTTAAAAACTCAACCTCGAACCTCGAGCGACTAGGCGGGGCAAACCCGCGGGATGTTCCCGTAAGGGAGAACCACAAACAGAGAAGAGGTGAACGAGATGAGCATGTACAAGTACATTAGGGAAGCCTGGAAGAGCCCGAAGAAGAGCTACGTTGGGGACCTTCTCAAGGTCAGAATGATCAAATGGAGGAGGGAGCCGGTCGTCGTCCGCGCCGAGAGGCCGACCAGGCTCGACCGCGCCAGGAGCCTCGGCTACCAGGCCAAGCAGGGCTACGTTATCGTCCGCGTCCGCGTCAGGAAGGGCGGAAGGAAGAGGCCCAGGTGGAAGGGCGGAAGGAAGCCGAGCAAGATGGGTCAGGTCAAGTACAGCCCGAAGAAGAGCCTCCAGTGGATAGCCGAGGAGAAGGCAGCCAGAAAGTTCCCGAACCTCGAGGTTCTCAACTCCTACTGGGTCGGCGAGGACGGAATGTACAGGTGGTTTGAGGTCATAATGGTGGACCCGCACCACCCGGTCATCAAGGCTGACCCCAAGATCAACTGGATAACCGGCAAGGCCCACAAGGGTAGGGTCTTCCGCGGACTCACTTCAGCAGGCAGGAAGAGCAGGGGACTTAGGAACAAGGGCAAGGGCGCCGAGAAGGTCAGGCCCAGCATAAGGGCCAACAAGGGCAAGGGCAAGTGATTCCTCTTCTAATCTTTTGATCGTTTACTGTTTAGAGCTTAGAGTCCAGTTGGGGCTTCGTCTGGTTCTTATTTTAACCTGTTGCATTTCCATGCAACTCTTTTACTCGGGTTTCTTTTGGATTGTTTTGGGAGTAAAACATGTATTAGAATGAATTCGTATTCGAGGAGGAAATGGAATGATATTTACTATAAATATTGGAAAAGTTTATAAAGGATATAATATCCAGACAGTAATGTAAAAGCTATACTGGGGTGAACCACTTGAAGTGGCGCCTGATGGTGGCGGCTATCTTAGGACTACTCGTTCTGTTGATGGGGTCCAATCCGAATGCAACTAATATCGTCTATAGTGAGCCTTCAGTTAAAACAATGTTTATCCTACATGTACCACAGAATGACAACTATAATGAAAAAACATGTGCAGAGTTTGACCCTGAGATGGCCCTCAAAGAGATAAACATTACGCTTTGGGGGCTTACATTAGAGATTAGCCAGAAGGAAAGTCAACTGTACAGGCTTTCTAAAGAAGTAAATATTACAAAAGATTCCCAGCTATTAAAGAGAGTAGTTGAGCTATATAGGGAAGTTGAATTATTAAAAAGTAAAAGGGCATTCTATCAAAGGAAATGGCAGAGTATCTGGCTATACAAGCAGTATCTAAATGGGGAGTACATAGAATTAACAACTAAAGATTTGGAAGAATACAAAGATAAAATGGCCCCATTACAGAACATCAAAACTCCCGAAGATGCTATAACAAGACTTTCAGTTGCAGGAGAGATGACATTTGACAGGATAATATTAATTGATAGTGAGATAAATAAGATACTTGAAAACGCGACCAATTCAAAAAATGTAGCCGATAACGTCATTACTAGAGTTTTTTTGTTGATAAATAACGAATCGGTACTATGGAATAAACTTAGAGAATATACATCACTAAGAGATGAATTACAGGCCAAATTTTTACTGTTAAAAAGCAATAGTTATACTCCCACTAATGATGTAAGTCACAATTGCCAATTAAAGAATAGGAATGTAAAAAAAGTAAACTGTAGAGAAATTCAAAAAGGGTACAATGAAGATTTTGAATGTTGTTTAAGCTTTTATAGGATGCTGTCCCCACTTGAGAGTTATCAAACATATACCTTTGTTAGCCTCAGACCCGTGGCGGTTTGGGTTGGAATGTACGATTCAGATTTTCCGAGTATTGGTTCTCATCGTGGAGATTGGTGTACTTACACATTTCCTCAGGACAACAAAGAATCAACTATAAGAACGCTATACTGGAATACCGCCCAAGAGATAAGCAGAAAGTGGGGACTTAACGTGAAGTCTATCCAAATAAAGTTCTTCTACTCAGCTAGAGTATACCGCCAAGAAACAAGAAAATACGAGGAAACGAATCTAATATTTGAGTATAATTGCTATTTAAGTGGGGACAGTGTGAGATGCTTGCCTTCGCCATCTTATGGAAAATCTTTGTTTGTAAATCCTAAAAGTCCTCCATACAGATACACCACTAAAATAGTCACAAACCCTTACTGGTTGGCGTGTAGATCAGGAGGAAACTGTAATGGATACGGTTGCCAGTATGCGAAGTGGGCAAATGCCCACTGTGGGGGTTGTTTTGCACCTGATAAATCTGCCAGCCAGTATTTCGCAAAGTCCTAGGAGGGAATAACGTGAGAGGAAGAGCTTCTGTCTTTGTTCTTTTTGTTGTTATGATTTTAACCACCACATATTCAGACAATGCTCTCGCTCAAAACTGGACGCTCGGAGATGCCGTGATTTCAGGGGGGGAGATATACGCTCTAACAGAAAATGGTACCATAGTAAAGATGACCCTTACATGGATTTCCGAATGGACCATCAAAATTCCAGACAGAATTCATGTTCTTAATCTTGTCCCGGCCAGTGATGGCGTTCTTCTTGTGGGTGATGAAGTTTTAGCCAAGTTCAGTAAGGATGGGGACATTATCTGGGCGAAAAACCTGAGTGTGAATGATGCAGCGGTTCTGCCAGATGGAAACGTTGCGTTTACCAGTGGAAAGATCGTTGGGGTTCTGGACTCAAACGGGAACGTTCTCTGGACCGGCCGGCTTACGCTGGGGCAAATCAACGAATCATTGTCCAGTGGAAGTGTACAACTGACCACCATAACATACATTGAGAAGATAATCATCGTAGCGGGAACCGCCAGTTTTTCCGAAGACCCCAGGT belongs to Thermococcus camini and includes:
- the leuS gene encoding leucine--tRNA ligase — encoded protein: MAELNFKAIEEKWQKRWLEEKAFEPKANEKPKEKKFYITVAFPYLSGHLHVGHARTYTIPDVIARFKRMQGYNVLFPMAWHITGAPIVGIAERIKHRDPKTIHIYRDVYKVPEDILWKFEDPREIVNYFMRAAKETFIRAGFSVDWTREFHTTSLFPPFSKFIEWQFWTLKDKGLVVKGAHRVRWDPVVGTPLGDHDIMEGEDVQILDYVIIKFILEENGEEVYMPAATLRPETVYGVTNMWLNPEATYVKARVKRGEKVETWIISKEAAYKLSFQDREIEVIEEFKGERLIGKYVRNPVTGDEVIILPAEFVDPDNATGVVMSVPAHAPFDHVAIEDLKKETEILLKYEVDPRVVEEISYISLIKLEGYGDFPAVEEAERLGVKSQKDVEKLEEATKNIYKAEYHKGVFKIEPYAGKSVQEAKDLIAKELQEKGIAEIMYEFAEKPVISRFGNQAVIKIIHDQWFIDYGNPEWKEKAREALANMTIYPESRRAQFEAIVDWLDKKACARKVGLGTPLPWDPDWVIESLSDSTIYMAYYTISRHMNRLREEGRLNPEKLSREFFDYLFLEEFSEEKERELDEKTGIPAEVIHEMKEEFEYWYPLDWRCSAKDLIPNHLTFFIFNHTAIFRKEHWPRGIAVNGFGTLEGTKMSKSKGNVLNFIDAIEENGADVVRLYIMGLAEHDSDFDWRRKEVGKLRRQVERFYELISEFATYEAKETTLKDIDRWMLHRLNRAIEGATKALEEFRTRTAVQWAFYSVLNDLRWYMRRTEGRDDEAKRFVLRTLADVWVRLMAPFTPHISEELWEKLGGEGFVSLAPWPEPVPEWWNETIEAEEEFVKSLIEDIKEIIRVAKIEDAKRAYVYTAPEWKWRVVEVVAEKKDFKSAMAELMKDQEMRKHGKEISKLIQRLIKERAFDVKRIDEEKALREAKDFIEKELGIEIIINPEEDKGGKKKAAMPLKPAVFVE
- a CDS encoding M24 family metallopeptidase; amino-acid sequence: MRLSNLVSLMKERNFDGALISPGTNLYYLTGLHIHEAGERLTVLVVSADGDYRLLAPSLYENVVRNFPVTFWRDGENPYDKLAWILAEFHLSGGRLLIEDTMRADWLMKVIRLGSFEFHPLSSLMRELRMRKDKHEIEMMGHAAKAADRVFDEILSWDLLGMRERELALKIELAIRELSDGISFEPIVASGENAANPHHAPGDRRLRKGDLVILDYGAKWKGYCSDITRTIALGRPDERLVEIYEVVKEAQERAYRAVREGTLAREVDGAARETIAKAGYGEYFTHRTGHGLGLDVHEEPYIGPDGNVVLENGMTFTIEPGIYVPGLGGVRIEDDVVVHDGRGKRLTRAERELIRL
- a CDS encoding 50S ribosomal protein L15e, translating into MSMYKYIREAWKSPKKSYVGDLLKVRMIKWRREPVVVRAERPTRLDRARSLGYQAKQGYVIVRVRVRKGGRKRPRWKGGRKPSKMGQVKYSPKKSLQWIAEEKAARKFPNLEVLNSYWVGEDGMYRWFEVIMVDPHHPVIKADPKINWITGKAHKGRVFRGLTSAGRKSRGLRNKGKGAEKVRPSIRANKGKGK